The sequence tcacatatatatatatatattaatatatacagtATGTATGTTTAGTTTTGGAAAATAGGCTGTATACGTATGATATCATGATTATCATCACATGATCAAAAATATATTGCACGGAAAACAAAGGAAGCAATAAATTAGCTCTATTTGTGGGAGAGTTGAAGATTGTCCTGGTGAGTGTAAGTCAAGTCTTATTATGTGTGACGGAATTAGGTTGagtaagaccatctccaacccatacctattttttcctctataatttccacaaaaatagagtaactctattatagagtaagttttgctccaatggtttattctataatagagttaggGGAAAATAGAAGGATTTCATTTTttcactccaaatatagagtgaaaaagTGAAATCCCTCTATTTtctcctctataatagagtaactctattatagagtaaaccattggagcaaaacttactctataatagatttactctatttttgtgggaattatagagaaaaaaataagtatGGATTGGAGATGCCCTAAATGCTTGGTTGGGGCCAAAGCCCAAAAgtgaacttatttatttatttattaaaagtttctaatatattaatttagggTTTTATTTGAATTCTACCATAGCATATTTTAAACCTATTAAACATGTTGTGACTATAAAGACACGCTACTTATACTATCTTAAtcccactatataaaagggactaattTTAGATGTTATAAAGGATGCCACATAGGCCAAATATTCACAGCCATTCATTCTGCCACGTCACTGGCAACCCAGACCACCCAAATCGTAATTGCAGCCCAGCCCGTTAACCGGTTTCGCTCACGAAATTGCTGTCTCCGTCTTTTTGCTGTTGGGccagattaaaaaaatttccaGCCCATCTCATTACCCGTTAACGAAGGCTGAAGCATTCTCATCCTCGCAGTTATCCAAGACCTATTACTGTAACAATCAAAAGGCATTCCAGCTCTTCAATTCCCCTCATAGGAGTAATATGCATTTCAGAGGCTTTTCCCTCTTGACCCATACCCAAAAGAGAAGCTGAAATAACCCCGATGATATCATGGCAAAGAATTTCTAGATATTCCGCAACGGCGCAGTCATCAACGGCTCCGGCTATTCTCTTTCTTAACGACATTCTTCCCGGAGGCGAGCTGAAGAAGACCGAATCTGGAAGTCCTCCTAATTGGTCCTGAGATACTGTTGATAAGAAGAGGAAGATAGAAGCTGATGCTGATGATTCATAGAAAAGAACGATCAGATTCGACGCTACAAGCTTTTCTCTCAGGTACCTTTTTAACTTTCCTTTTTGcttttagttatttgattaagATAATTTTGTCCCATTGAATAAACATTTGAATCAttgactgaaaaaaaaaagaaaacgctTCTGTATAGTGATTGTTTTCTGAtgagtgttttgatttggtgAAATCCGCCTGGTATGATCTGTTCAtgaactaaagaaaaaaaaaagagctgcTCGTCGTTTGTCAATTCTTACAATGGTCTTAGCAAAAGAAAGTTCCAGTTCATTGTGGGGTTGCATGATTAAGAAAAAAGTATATGAAAATGATTCCTTGAAAGTTTAAGTCATGTATTAAAAAGTTGAAGCCTTTGATGTGCTGATGGGATCCTTTAGTTGCTGGATGTTAATTTTAGAAAACAACTCGCCTATGTTTTGGTTTCTATATCGTGATCGGAAGTATTTGATGCAAAATTTGTGTTTCAGTAAGCGAGCCACACGATAGTTTAATCTGGTTCTGTGATGCAGCTCTGATTGTGAACCATTTGTGATGAAATTCCTTATTTTGTTCTCAGCTTGGGAGTTGGAAGCTGCTATGGACTTTGTACGTCATGAGAGCTCCATTCTTCATCATGTACACAAGGTGGGTGGGTAAGTTAATATGTATATCTTTGTTATTCTACGGTTTCAGTCATGTTTTGCTTTCATAAtgggaaaagaaaaataaatcattgATTTTCCTAGCAGTTCCTTGATCTCGactgaaaaattataataacaaaaaaaaacctttatgTCTGTTTGTGATCTTCTAACGACTTGACCCTCATCTATGGTTGTGCAGAATTCCGTTATTCATGGGTTTATCCCTGCTGCTCATGCCAATCAGTACGGTGCTTCTCTACGAACCGGTACGATCTTCAAAGTTGATCGGTTTGAAGTCGGGCAATGCACCAATATATACAAGATTACGGATTATCCTTTTGTTATTCGTTACATCCCCACAACCACTGTTGATGAAGTCCTCACCGCTGCCCCTGTCATTAACCTTCATAAGTTCATGCTGAGAAAGTTCGACCACCTCCAAGCTTTCGCAAACACTAACTTAGAACTTCCGGCATTGGTTCATATTTTGCTTCACAAGTCTACAAAAAACAATCCCCTACATTTATATACGCgtctgagatttttttttattttttgtagatgTTGTATGCCAAATACGGTGTCCAAGGTTCCGCTCTTAACAACGTCACTGCAACTACTCCAGCTGTGGTCTGTTTTCTCATTGACCCGTAAGCCCTCATCAAACATTTTGTACCTTTGATTTTCACTTATTCCGttattcttcatattttttaaaaaattaaacaaattttgacttgaatatatatttatgctaaaTCTGCTGCTCAAAATATAGTCTCTTACTCTTTTTCAGGTAACCTCTATCTGAACTTCCCTCATGACCAAGTTCTACGTTGACACCACCATCCCCACCATTGAAACATTCACCGAGAGGTCCGTTTAGCATTAAAAACAACACCTAGCTTGGCTGCAGCGAGAGAGGTTTTTACACGTGTTGAAACCATGGGGCATTAAAAAGAAAGAACGTGTGACAATTGGTCATCTTCATACCTACATGTCCAGCTCCAACAAGCAGGTCAGTATAgctctataatattttttttttaaacttctcCATGTAAAACTAAGGTCAGTCATTGATAGACTTTAGAAATTCATAAGTGTGGGAATCGTAGCTCAAATGGAAAGCAAGGAAGTTGTGGAGATGGCTTGGGGGATGTGTAATAACCAACCTTTTCTATGGGTCGTTCGACCAGCCTCGATACTTGGATCAGACGGGATAGAGACATTGCCAAATGAAGTCAGTACAATTGTCTCAGAAAGAAGATATATTGTGAAACGTGACAGCAAATAGAAGTACTAAGACATCCTGCAATGGGAGGCTTCTGGAGCCACTGTGGATGAAACTCAACACTCAAGAGCAATGTGAAAAAATTTCCACTGATTTGTAGGCCTTTCCAAAGAGATATCGTACATAGTAAGTGTTTGGGAAACAGGGACTCAGCTGGAAGGTGAAGTTGAAAAAGGAAAGGTGAGAGAGCTGTGAAGAGGTTGATTGTGAATAAAGAAGGTGCATAGATGAAGAAAGCCTCTTTGGCAAGTGGAGGCTCCTCATATAATTCTTTTGATGAGTTCGATAAATACTTGAAAACAAAGTAAAGATGCTGAACTTAATGTATTTATTACTAAAGACCATTGATCATATTGAATTATATGGATCAATAAAATCCAGTGAGCACTATTTTTCTTTGGAAATAAAAAGCAGTACGCTCTTATATGTTTTTAGTTTCTGAATACAAATTTGTGAGTTTCTACGAAATAAATCCGCAgcaacaatacaaaaaaataattacccTCTCTCTGCAATCACATCACCGATCTGAGTTCCCGACcaactatataaacaaaaaaaatgtaacatgTTATATTTAGCATATCACCCGGCGCTTGCGCGGGGGGCTCAGCCACTAGTATATTTAACATGTTTAAATAATTCCCtaacaaaaacttaaatatatttacataagcTCCAAGAAGCTATTCATCAGATTTCATCGCCTCACAGTACCTTCATGTTTGTTACAGGTGCATCGAATTGGGTCCGGCCTCCCGGGTATGGATCTCAGACTCATCGGATCGCTCAGCTCGTGGCCAAGTTTCCATAGAGAGCACTGTCTCGCTTGACCAATTTTTCTTAGGTAAATCTTGGATCTGTTGTTGGTAATTTTTCattcatacttttttttttctcttagcAAAATCTATTTTATCGCCGTCTCATTCCTTTGTAACACAAAAAATGGAAGGCTTGAGGCGTTGTTTAACCTACGGGTACCGGAAGTCTCAGACAACATGACTCACATCAGTTGATGACATTCAGAAACTTACAAAGTACTTAACATCGtgtaaagtttcgatttttcgATATGGGTTTCATCAGTTTGATTACTACTGTAATTTGAAGTTTTCAGTATAGTAGTTTAACTTCAGATTAGGATATTGTTTGCCTTCCACTTTTCAAGGGAAGTTGACTTAGGATATTTTATCTCTTGATTTATTGCGGGATTCAGCAGAGGCAGTGGCAACAGCATAGAGTCTTTGTGCCTCGAGATGAGACAATGAGAAATAATAGCATGATACTCTCCTTTTCAAAAACCACCATCATGAGTTCGGGACTTCATTAacactttacttttttttcttttatttttctaatttgtGGAGACACACCTGATGACTTCTGATTTGGTTATGGTTCTGTAGGTTCAAAACCTAGAATTTCACCAGTGTTCAATATCTAGCACGGAATACAATTAGATTCTTTAAAGATATGATTGAGTGGCTGTAGAGTGTACAAGAAACGCCTACATTATTGAATATGTAACAGGTATTACTCAATGTACGGACATGTGGAGAAATGTGATTGAGTTTGGATTTGAAATGGAGATCAATTCATCCAACGTTAACAGGTGTGGTGGAGTGTAA is a genomic window of Brassica napus cultivar Da-Ae chromosome A2, Da-Ae, whole genome shotgun sequence containing:
- the LOC106396310 gene encoding uncharacterized protein LOC106396310 isoform X1, with the translated sequence MLMIHRKERSDSTLQAFLSAWELEAAMDFVRHESSILHHVHKNSVIHGFIPAAHANQYGASLRTGTIFKVDRFEVGQCTNIYKITDYPFVIRYIPTTTVDEVLTAAPVINLHKFMLRKFDHLQAFANTNLELPALVHILLHKSTKNNPLHLYTRLRFFFIFCRCCMPNTVSKVPLLTTSLQLLQLWSVFSLTRNLYLNFPHDQVLR
- the LOC106396310 gene encoding uncharacterized protein LOC106396310 isoform X3, which encodes MLMIHRKERSDSTLQAFLSAWELEAAMDFVRHESSILHHVHKVGGIPLFMGLSLLLMPISTVLLYEPMLYAKYGVQGSALNNVTATTPAVVCFLIDP
- the LOC106396310 gene encoding uncharacterized protein LOC106396310 isoform X2, whose amino-acid sequence is MLMIHRKERSDSTLQAFLSAWELEAAMDFVRHESSILHHVHKNSVIHGFIPAAHANQYGASLRTGTIFKVDRFEVGQCTNIYKITDYPFVIRYIPTTTVDEVLTAAPVINLHKFMLRKFDHLQAFANTNLELPALMLYAKYGVQGSALNNVTATTPAVVCFLIDP